A genomic segment from Antedon mediterranea chromosome 6, ecAntMedi1.1, whole genome shotgun sequence encodes:
- the LOC140051164 gene encoding alpha-amylase-like — protein MKAFLLLMLIGTVSAQWDPNMAYGRQVMVHLFEWKWKDIASECENFLAPKGFGGVQISPPYNHVNVWSPFRPWWERYQPWSYDLNSRSGSESEFKDMVNRCNNVGVRIYVDAVFNHMAAVGYDFPDVPFSKYDFNVPQGKCSTGGDIQSYQDEKQVRNCNLVGLPDLDLGKEYVRGKVINYLNNLINYGVAGFRVDACKHMWPGDLSAIYGSLNNLNANYFNSGSRAFIFQEVIDQGGEPITAGEYTGLGRVTEFKYCLGIAKGIRGSTPMKHFSNFGSEWGMLSDGSAVVFVDNHDNQRGHGGAGSIITHEESRLYKMAVTFMMAHPYGAKRVMSSFYFNHNTDQGPPSDGSGNTNSVTINGDGTCDGGWVCEHRWRQITNMAEFANAAAGQPQSNWWDNGNKQIAFGRGDKAFYVLNVDGYGLNEQLYTGLPSGEYCNIITGSFDKNTASCSGPTIHVDGSGYASFSVDNGEDPMAAIHVNARVGDYSGGGGDNGGDNGGDNGGDNGGDNGGDTPSGLTRTVIFVYKPTSSGQDLFIRGGIDHNQRTGCTSDAKTSACAIKMTHNIGGSNSKYNAWKTGDNYLDWYGAESGQGSYNGQSSEGTPLVWTTNNANNGNNVDSDGVGYTPLNEWGDHYWMLDINMDCDDTENGWFELKAYLSNGDGWESDRKQGTCTGTAGGSTPYSTGNHFGRCGFINVFDFDNDKCTIDKF, from the exons ATGAAGgcgtttttgttgttgatgttaaTTGGAACTGTTTCGGCTCAATGGGACCCAAACATGGCGTATGGACGTCAAGTGATGGTTCACTTGTTCGAATGGAAGTGGAAAGACATAGCTTCAGAATGTGAAAA tTTCCTAGCTCCAAAAGGATTCGGTGGTGTTCAGATTTCTCCACCTTACAACCACGTCAATGTTTGGTCCCCATTCCGTCCTTGGTGGGAACGGTATCAGCCTTGGAGCTATGACTTGAACAGTCGTAGCGGTAGTGAATCGGAGTTTAAAGATATGGTAAACCGATGTAACAATGTTGGAGTTCGGATCTATGTTGATGCTGTCTTCAACCATATGGCCGCGGTTG GCTATGATTTTCCGGATGTACCTTTTAGCAAGTATGATTTCAACGTACCACAAGGGAAGTGTTCTACTGGTGGAGATATTCAAAGCTACCAGGATGAAAAACAA GTGCGTAACTGTAACTTGGTGGGATTACCAGACTTGGATCTTGGTAAAGAATATGTAAGAGGCAAAGTAATAAATTACCTTAACAATCTGATCAATTATGGTGTCGCAGGCTTCCGTGTAGATGCATGTAAACATATGTGGCCCGGTGATCTCTCA GCTATATATGGCAGCTTAAATAATCTAAACGCAAATTACTTCAACTCTGGTAGCAGAGCTTTTATATTTCAAGAGGTAATTGATCAAGGTGGTGAGCCAATAACAGCTGGCGAATACACAGGTCTTGGTCGTGTAACCGAGTTTAAGTATTGCCTGGGGATTGCTAAAGGAATCCGAGGTTCCACTCCGATGAAGCACTTCAGTAACTTTGGGTCAGAATGGGGCATGTTGAGTGATGGTAGTGCAGTTGTTTTCGTTGATAACCATGACAATCAACGAGGCCACGGTGGAGCTGGAAGTATTATCACACATGAAGAATCTAGACTGTATAAAATGGCCGTTACATTTATGATGGCTCACCCGTATGGCGCAAAGAGGGTTATGAGTAGCTTCTACTTCAACCATAACACCGATCAGGGCCCACCATCCGATGGAAGTGGCAACACAAACTCTGTAACGATTAATGGTGACGGAACATGCGACGGAGGTTGGGTGTGTGAACATAGATGGCGACAAATTACAAACATGGCAGAATTTGCCAATGCCGCTGCTGGACAACCACAGTCCAACTGGTGGGATAACGGAAACAAACAGATTGCATTTGGACGCGGAGACAAGGCATTCTATGTATTGAATGTTGATGGCTACGGCCTGAATGAACAGTTATACACAGGTTTGCCGTCTGGTGAATATTGTAACATCATCACTGGTTCGTTTGACAAGAACACTGCCAGCTGCAGCGGACCAACTATTCACGTTGATGGTTCTGGTTATGCCTCTTTCAGTGTCGATAATGGAGAAGACCCAATGGCTGCAATACATGTAAACGCTCGTGTTGGTGATTATAGTGGAGGTGGTGGTGATAATGGTGGTGATAATGGTGGTGATAACGGTGGTGATAACGGTGGTGATAACGGTGGTGATACTCCTTCTGGTTTAACACGTACTGTTATATTTGTGTATAAACCAACATCTTCTGGTCAGGACCTTTTCATCCGAGGAGGTATTGATCACAACCAGCGTACAGGTTGTACATCTGACGCCAAAACTAGTGCATGCGCCATAAAAATGACCCACAATATTGGAGGAAGCAACAGTAAATATAATGCTTGGAAAACAGGAGATAACTACCTTGATTGGTACGGAGCAGAGAGCGGACAAGGTTCATACAATGGACAATCTTCTGAAGGCACGCCTCTCGTATGGACAACCAACAATGCTAATAATGGCAACAATGTCGATTCTGACGGAGTTGGTTATACACCTTTGAACGAATGGGGAGATCATTACTGGATGCTGGATATCAATATGGACTGTGATGATACCGAAAATGGTTGGTTTGAATTGAAGGCTTATTTAAGCAACGGTGATGGATGGGAAAGTGATAGGAAACAGGGAACATGCACTGGCACCGCTGGTGGCAGTACACCTTACTCAACTGGGAATCACTTTGGTAGATGTGGTTTCATCAACGTCTTCGACTTTGACAATGATAAGTGTACTATTGATAAATTCTAA
- the LOC140051409 gene encoding transcription elongation factor A protein 1-like, with amino-acid sequence MTSASEKDVFKIGKRLEQIISKNENTDEALDLLKRLKELPVTLEVLQKTRVGMSVNALRKKSSDEEVIGIAKSLIKAWKKLLPDQSKSSVKDEKSRDSNNSPMPSEDSNSSVHDTESNNSDTSQRRSVVPKTNDSVREKCRSMIAAALKVPIDIEDKSAFQDADELGAIIEDCIFTIFVNTDQKYKNRVRSRVCNLKDAKNPELRRRVLCGEIKPEEIAKMLPEEMASNEMKDLRKEFTKEAIRDHQMAKTSGTTTDLLKCGKCLKRNCTYNQVQTRSADEPMTTFVFCNECGNRWKFC; translated from the exons ATGACATCAGCAAGTgaaaaagatgtttttaaaattgGCAAACGGCTAGAGCAAATAATATCTAAAAACGAG AATACAGATGAGGCATTGGATTTACTGAAACGTCTGAAAGAACTTCCGGTCACACTTGAAGTACTCCAG AAAACAAGAGTTGGTATGTCTGTAAATGCCTTACGGAAAAAGAGCAGTGATGAAGAAGTGATTGGGATAGCAAAGTCATTGATTAAAGCCTGGAAGAAGTTACTGCCAG ATCAGAGCAAAAGTTCTGTTAAAGATGAGAAAAGCAGAGATTCAAATAATTCGCCAATGCCATCAGAAGACAGTAACAGTAGTGTTCATGATACAGAATCAAACAACAGCGACACTTCACAGCGCAGGTCAGTCGTACCAAAAACAAATGACTCGGTAAGGGAAAAGTGTCGAAGCATGATCGCTGCTGCCCTCAAAGTTCCAA TTGATATTGAAGATAAATCAGCTTTTCAAGATGCAGATGAGCTTGGTGCTATCATTGAAGATT GTATATTCACGATATTTGTGAACACGGACCAGAAGTACAAAAACCGAGTACGTAGTCGTGTATGCAATTTGAAAGATGCTAAAAATCCAGAGCTTCGAAGGCGTGTACTATGTGGAGAAATAAAACCAGAAGAGATAGCCAAGATGCTACCTGAG GAAATGGCTAGCAATGAAATGAAGGACCTGCGTAAGGAGTTCACAAAGGAGGCAATCAGAGATCATCAAATGGCAAAGACAAGTGGAACAACTACTGATCTGCTGAAATGTGGAAAATGTCTGAAACGAAACTGCACATATAATCAG GTACAAACTCGGAGTGCTGATGAACCGATGACAACATTTGTATTTTGCAATGAATGCGGTAATAGATGGAAG TTCTGCTGA